A DNA window from Archocentrus centrarchus isolate MPI-CPG fArcCen1 chromosome 15, fArcCen1, whole genome shotgun sequence contains the following coding sequences:
- the LOC115793649 gene encoding RING finger protein 122-like isoform X1 produces the protein MHPVQWCNGCLCDLGLQSSDPHCKMTSETLYELPLNVYIIILGIGLFILMLSLIFCCYLFRLRRQGARGQYGYNEVVLKGAEKKLSLLGQTCAVCLEEFRSRDELGVCPCSHAFHKKCLLKWLEIRSVCPMCNKPICRLQPNNQQAEPQSLLEV, from the exons ATGCATCCTGTCCAGTGGTGTAACG GGTGTCTGTGTGACCTTGGATTGCAGAGCTCTGACCCTCACTGCAAGATGACGTCTGAAACGCTCTATGAACTGCCACTCAACGTCTACATAATCATCCTGGGCATCGGCCTCTTCATCCTCATGCTCAGCCTCATTTTCTGCTGCTACCTGTTCAG ACTGAGACGACAAGGTGCTAGAGGACAGTATGGCTACAATGAG GTTGTTTTAAAAGGAGCAGAGAAGAAACTGAGCCTTCTTGGT CAAACATGTGCGGTGTGTTTAGAAGAGTTTCGCAGCAGGGACGAGCTTGGAGTGTGCCCGTGCTCCCATGCTTTTCACAAAAA GTGTCTGCTAAAATGGTTAGAGATCCGCAGTGTGTGCCCCATGTGCAACAAGCCCATTTGTCGTCTCCAGCCTAACAACCAGCAAGCAGAGCCTCAGAGTCTTCTGGAGGTCTGA
- the LOC115793649 gene encoding RING finger protein 122-like isoform X2 translates to MHPVQWCNGCLCDLGLQSSDPHCKMTSETLYELPLNVYIIILGIGLFILMLSLIFCCYLFRLRRQGARGQYGYNEVVLKGAEKKLSLLGQTCAVCLEEFRSRDELGVCPCSHAFHKLHLKRTSSAALSIGSLADCGDTS, encoded by the exons ATGCATCCTGTCCAGTGGTGTAACG GGTGTCTGTGTGACCTTGGATTGCAGAGCTCTGACCCTCACTGCAAGATGACGTCTGAAACGCTCTATGAACTGCCACTCAACGTCTACATAATCATCCTGGGCATCGGCCTCTTCATCCTCATGCTCAGCCTCATTTTCTGCTGCTACCTGTTCAG ACTGAGACGACAAGGTGCTAGAGGACAGTATGGCTACAATGAG GTTGTTTTAAAAGGAGCAGAGAAGAAACTGAGCCTTCTTGGT CAAACATGTGCGGTGTGTTTAGAAGAGTTTCGCAGCAGGGACGAGCTTGGAGTGTGCCCGTGCTCCCATGCTTTT CACAAACTTCATTTAAAGAGAACATCATCAGCAGCATTATCAATAGGATCATTAGCAGATTGTGGAGACACCAGCTAG
- the pcgf6 gene encoding polycomb group RING finger protein 6 — protein sequence MSSPPFVRRSHEGTANASDTDSEDEPKLPLNQFYPYIRCALCCGFLIDATTITECLHTFCKSCIVKHFFCSNRCPTCSIVVHQTQPLYNIRPDRQLQDIVYKMVPFLEELERAQMCNFYKERGLDVPKPAVISPPGPVVLKRQKKDNIPQSVFTIPPELDVSLLLEFVGAEEGVCNYKPLERRYVRVSGEATIRHVELFIRRKMELSPTCQVDVVCGDHLLDHYQSLKEIQNSVGEDALQDGLLVLHFGLVLPSQS from the exons ATGTCATCGCCACCGTTTGTTCGCAGGAGTCATGAAGGGACAGCGAACGCATCAGACACCGACTCAGAGGACGAG CCCAAGCTCCCTCTTAATCAGTTCTATCCATACATCCGCTGTGCCCTTTGCTGTGGTTTCCTCATAGATGCCACCACCATCACTGAGTGCCTGCACACAT TTTGCAAAAGCTGCATCGTGAAGCACTTCTTCTGCAGCAACAGGTGTCCCACATGCAGCATTGTGGTCCATCAGACACAACCTCTTTACAACATCAG GCCCGACAGACAACTTCAGGACATAGTTTATAAAATGGTTCCCTTCTTGGAAGAGC TTGAACGAGCACAAATGTGTAACTTTTACAAAGAGAGAGGACTAGATGTGCCAaaaccag CGGTCATCTCCCCTCCAGGTCCTGTTGTGTTGAAGAGGCAgaagaaggacaacattcctcagTCTGTGTTCACCATCCCTCCAGAGCTGGATGTGTCTCTGCTCCTGGAATTTGTTGG ggcTGAAGAGGGCGTCTGCAACTACAAG CCACTGGAGAGGCGGTACGTCCGTGTGTCAGGTGAGGCCACCATTCGCCACGTGGAGCTGTTcatcaggaggaagatggagctGAGCCCAACCTGCCAG gTAGATGTGGTTTGTGGAGATCACCTCCTAGATCACTACCAGTCACTCAAAGAAATACAGAACTCTGTTGGCGAAGATGCACTACAG GATGGTCTATTGGTGCTACACTTTGGCTTGGTGCTGCCCTCCCAGTCTTAA
- the LOC115792927 gene encoding alpha-internexin-like, producing the protein MSYGDRFTSSSYRKIFGDSPRFPVASSRMSSGSPRGSPGLRSMAAPRNSASSASLYRRVGRTNFSPVPTASLDLTQTSVVSNEFKVIRTNEKEQLQGLNDRFAMFIDKVRHLEQQNKVLETELVTLRQKQSERPRIAHLYQQEMRDLRSQLEELNREKNRVLIERNNMEDELQKLNAKYDEEVRVREEAEQTLRSFRKDVDDAAAVRLDLERRVDSLMDEISFLKKVHEEEIEELSSMMEAQQVSVELELAKPDLTSALKEIRNQYETIASKNLQSAEEWYKNKFASLSEQATRSSEAMRASREELNEFRRQLQSKTIEIETLRGANESLERQIAEMEDAHNAEVTAMQDTISQTDTELRNLKSEMAHHLREYQDLLNVKMALDIEIAAYRKLLEGEETHFNSGMSFSYTYQPRASSSSSRREKEGATKESFKDISEDKDEADINSNN; encoded by the exons ATGAGCTACGGAGACCGCTTCACGTCGTCCTCCTACCGGAAGATTTTCGGTGATTCTCCAAGATTCCCTGTCGCCTCCTCTCGCATGAGCAGCGGGTCTCCGCGGGGCTCCCCGGGGCTCCGGTCCATGGCTGCGCCTCGCAACAGCGCGTCCTCCGCGAGTCTGTACAGACGGGTGGGACGGACCAATTTCTCTCCGGTGCCGACCGCCTCCCTGGACTTGACTCAGACCTCCGTGGTCAGCAATGAGTTCAAAGTGATTAGAACCAACGAGAAGGAGCAGCTGCAG GGTCTGAATGACCGCTTTGCCATGTTCATCGATAAAGTCAGACACCTCGAGCAGCAGAATAAAGTGTTGGAGACGGAGCTGGTGACTCTGAGACAGAAGCAGAGCGAGCGGCCCCGCATCGCTCATCTCTACCAGCAGGAGATGAGGGACCTGCGCTCACAGCTGGAGGAGCTCAACAGGGAAAAGAACCGAGTGCTGATTGAGAGGAACAACATGGAGGACGAGCTGCAG aAGCTAAATGCAAAGTACGATGAGGAGGTGAGAGTACGGGAAGAAGCCGAACAGACCCTGAGGTCCTTCAGGAAGGACGTGGATGATGCCGCAGCCGTCCGCCTGGACCTGGAACGCAGGGTGGATTCGCTGATGGACGAAATCTCCTTCCTCAAGAAAGTGCATGAAGAGGAAATCGAGGAGCTGAGCAGCATGATGGAGGCGCAGCAGGTCTCTGTGGAGCTCGAGCTCGCCAAACCGGACCTCACCTCCGCTCTGAAGGAGATCCGTAACCAGTATGAGACCATTGCCTCCAAGAACCTGCAGTCGGCTGAGGAGTGGTACAAGAACAAGTTTGCGAGCCTGAGCGAGCAGGCCACGAGGAGCAGCGAAGCCATGAGGGCCAGCAGGGAGGAGCTCAATGAGTTCAGGaggcagctgcagtccaagaccATCGAGATAGAGACCCTGAGGGGTGCCAACGAGTCTCTGGAAAGGCAGATCGCAGAGATGGAGGATGCACACAATGCTGAAGTCACAGCAATGCAG GACACCATTAGCCAAACGGACACTGAGCTGAGGAACTTGAAGAGTGAGATGGCTCATCATCTGAGAGAGTATCAAGACCTGCTCAATGTCAAGATGGCCCTGGACATAGAGATAGCTGCTTACAG GAAACTGCTGGAAGGCGAGGAGACTCACTTTAACTCAGGGATGTCCTTCAGCTATACCTACCAACCTCGAGCCtcatccagctcctccaggaggGAGAAAGAAGGAGCCACGAAGGAAAGTTTCAAGGACATCAGCGAAGACAAAGATGAGGCAGACATCAACTCCAACAACTGA